A stretch of the Ochrobactrum sp. BTU1 genome encodes the following:
- a CDS encoding DUF3008 family protein, which produces MPAKSQAQQKAAGAALAAKRGEIKKSELIGASKEMYESMTEKELEEFAETKRKGLPEHVSDKKSS; this is translated from the coding sequence ATGCCAGCAAAATCACAGGCGCAGCAAAAAGCTGCCGGTGCAGCACTCGCTGCCAAGCGCGGTGAAATCAAAAAGAGTGAGCTGATCGGTGCATCAAAAGAAATGTATGAGTCGATGACCGAGAAGGAACTGGAAGAATTTGCGGAAACCAAACGCAAGGGCTTGCCGGAGCATGTTTCAGACAAGAAAAGCAGCTGA
- a CDS encoding multidrug effflux MFS transporter, translated as MPIDIQNGSPDQKTSMRGRGEFIALIAAIMAINALAVDIMLPGLPQIGASLGVLSENHAQFVITAYLLGFGVSQLFYGPLSDRFGRRLPLFGGLLIYILAALGAAVATDFTTLIVLRVLQGLGAAATRVIAVSVVRDKFAGRQMAEVMSLVMMVFMILPVVAPATGQLIMLFGEWHLIFLSMALMAVIIGVWAYLRLPETLPVSHRRPLTVKSVIGGFGIVLSNRVALFYMLGTSFILGALFGYINSAQQIFVDIYKLGSLFPLAFAAVAMTLALASFLNSRLVGRYGMRRISQTMLLVFVGFSLLWVVLSVTFSGPVPFWMLMTIYMTIMFSFSLVTANFNALAMEPLGEVAGTASSVLGFAQTVIGAALGAVIGQAFDGTTTPVAAGYCVLGFIAFICVLIAERGKMFKPHNKPI; from the coding sequence ATGCCAATCGACATTCAAAATGGTTCTCCGGACCAGAAGACTTCCATGCGCGGGCGCGGCGAGTTCATCGCTCTCATTGCAGCGATCATGGCAATCAATGCGTTGGCAGTGGATATTATGCTGCCTGGTCTGCCGCAAATTGGCGCCAGCCTTGGCGTGCTCTCAGAAAATCACGCACAGTTTGTCATTACGGCCTATCTGCTCGGCTTTGGCGTATCGCAGCTGTTCTATGGTCCGCTGAGCGACCGTTTCGGCAGAAGATTACCTCTCTTTGGCGGTTTGCTGATCTATATACTCGCAGCACTTGGTGCAGCCGTTGCAACGGATTTCACAACACTTATTGTTCTGCGCGTATTGCAGGGACTGGGTGCCGCAGCAACGCGTGTAATTGCCGTTTCAGTTGTTCGCGATAAGTTTGCCGGGCGTCAGATGGCTGAAGTCATGTCGCTCGTCATGATGGTCTTCATGATCCTGCCAGTGGTCGCCCCTGCAACCGGTCAGCTGATTATGCTGTTCGGTGAATGGCATCTGATCTTTCTGTCTATGGCGCTTATGGCTGTTATAATCGGTGTATGGGCATATTTGCGCCTGCCCGAAACGCTGCCCGTCAGCCATCGTCGTCCGTTGACAGTCAAGAGTGTAATCGGTGGTTTTGGTATCGTTCTGTCCAACCGCGTAGCGCTCTTCTACATGCTCGGCACCTCGTTCATTCTTGGAGCGCTGTTCGGCTACATCAACTCGGCGCAGCAAATCTTTGTTGATATCTACAAACTTGGATCGCTGTTTCCGCTGGCCTTTGCTGCCGTCGCCATGACGCTTGCTCTCGCATCGTTCCTCAACTCCCGCCTTGTCGGTCGCTACGGTATGCGCCGCATTTCACAGACGATGCTGCTGGTATTTGTCGGCTTCAGCCTGCTTTGGGTCGTGCTTTCTGTGACATTCAGCGGTCCCGTGCCATTCTGGATGCTGATGACGATCTATATGACCATCATGTTCTCGTTCAGCCTTGTAACGGCTAACTTTAATGCGCTGGCTATGGAGCCTCTGGGCGAAGTCGCCGGTACGGCATCTTCCGTTTTGGGCTTTGCACAGACAGTCATCGGCGCAGCACTCGGCGCAGTCATCGGTCAGGCATTCGATGGAACGACAACACCGGTCGCCGCAGGCTATTGTGTGCTGGGCTTCATCGCATTCATCTGCGTTTTGATTGCTGAGCGCGGCAAGATGTTCAAGCCGCACAACAAGCCAATCTGA
- the grxD gene encoding Grx4 family monothiol glutaredoxin, whose protein sequence is MTGINDFIDNEVKTNDVVLFMKGTPGFPQCGFSGQVVQILDYIGVDYKGVNVLASDEIRQGIKDYSNWPTIPQLYVKGEFVGGCDIIREMFQSSELQALFTDKGIATKAA, encoded by the coding sequence ATGACCGGAATCAACGATTTCATTGACAATGAAGTGAAGACCAACGACGTCGTGCTGTTCATGAAGGGCACACCAGGTTTCCCACAGTGCGGTTTCTCCGGTCAGGTCGTTCAGATTCTCGACTATATCGGCGTCGATTATAAGGGCGTGAACGTTCTTGCTTCCGACGAAATCCGTCAGGGCATCAAGGATTACTCCAACTGGCCAACCATTCCTCAGCTCTACGTAAAGGGCGAATTTGTTGGCGGTTGCGACATCATCCGCGAAATGTTCCAGTCCAGCGAACTACAGGCACTTTTTACCGATAAGGGTATTGCAACCAAGGCCGCTTGA
- a CDS encoding inositol monophosphatase family protein, whose product MQFDEKQIDWLADLLAEAANEEIMPRFRQLGQGDIRQKTSAADLVTEADVNAERYITARLNERFPNALIVGEEACSDDEALLDGLGDADLAFTIDPVDGTFNFASGVPLFGVMLAVVAKGETVAGIIYDPVGKDWILASKGSGAHIRHANGSTSRVSVAEPVDISQMTGAVSWQYTVDPIRSRLARNQTKFLSKIGYRCAAHEYRIIATGGAHFAVYNKLMPWDHLPGALIHQEAGGYLARWDESDYLPSHTGGGLLIAPDKESWKAIQAALWEE is encoded by the coding sequence GTGCAGTTTGATGAAAAGCAGATTGATTGGCTGGCCGATCTTCTGGCAGAAGCAGCCAACGAAGAAATCATGCCTCGCTTTCGCCAGCTGGGGCAGGGCGATATTCGCCAAAAGACCTCTGCTGCCGATCTCGTCACAGAAGCCGATGTGAATGCCGAGCGCTATATCACGGCGCGCCTCAATGAACGCTTTCCCAACGCGCTGATCGTGGGGGAAGAGGCTTGTTCTGATGATGAGGCTTTGCTTGATGGGCTCGGTGATGCGGATCTTGCATTCACGATCGATCCAGTCGATGGCACCTTCAATTTTGCTTCAGGTGTTCCCCTGTTCGGCGTAATGCTGGCGGTTGTTGCCAAAGGCGAGACAGTTGCCGGCATTATCTACGACCCAGTCGGCAAGGACTGGATTCTTGCTTCAAAGGGTAGCGGCGCGCATATTCGCCATGCCAATGGTTCAACGAGCCGCGTGAGTGTGGCTGAGCCTGTTGATATTTCGCAGATGACCGGTGCGGTTTCCTGGCAATATACTGTCGATCCGATCCGTTCGCGCCTTGCACGCAACCAGACGAAGTTTCTCTCCAAGATCGGCTATCGCTGTGCGGCACATGAATATCGTATTATCGCGACAGGCGGCGCGCATTTCGCAGTCTATAACAAGCTGATGCCGTGGGATCATTTGCCCGGTGCGCTTATCCATCAGGAAGCGGGTGGGTATCTCGCACGCTGGGATGAAAGCGACTATCTGCCGTCGCACACCGGTGGTGGGCTGCTGATTGCACCTGACAAGGAAAGCTGGAAAGCCATTCAGGCAGCTCTTTGGGAAGAATAA
- the purL gene encoding phosphoribosylformylglycinamidine synthase subunit PurL, with protein sequence MTISNKRDITPELISAHGLKPDEYQRILDLIGREPSFTELGIFSAMWNEHCSYKSSKKWLRTLPTTGPRVIQGPGENAGVVDIGDGDCVVFKMESHNHPSYIEPYQGAATGVGGILRDVFTMGARPIAAMNALRFGEPDHPKTRHLVSGVVSGVGGYGNAFGVPTVGGEVNFDKRYNGNILVNAFAAGLAKHDGIFLSEAKGVGLPVVYLGAKTGRDGVGGATMASAEFDESIEEKRPTVQVGDPFTEKCLLEACLELMASGAVIAIQDMGAAGLTCSAVEMGAKGDLGIELILDHVPVREVNMTAYEMMLSESQERMLMVLKPEMEEEAQAIFRKWGLDFAIVGKTTDDLRFRVIHQGEEVANLPIKELGDEAPEYDRPWMEPGKHAPLPASNVPQVEDYSDALLKLVGSPDGSSRRWVYEQYDTLIQGNSLQLPGGDAGVIRVEGHATKALAFSSDVTPRYCEADPFEGGKQAVAECWRNISATGAEPLASTDNLNFGNPEKPEIMGQLVKAIEGIGEACRALDFPIVSGNVSLYNETNGQAILPTPTIAGVGLIPDWSQMAKIGGMQDGDTLVLLGGDGTHLGQSVYLRDLFDRADGPAPTVDLALEKRNGEFVRSAIRNGQVTACHDLSDGGLAVAVAEMAIKSGKGAVLDAGDGLPHAALFGEDQSRYVVAATPEMAKLIALNAEGAGVPFRVLGTVGGDRLKFGATVDVAVAELNNAFEGWFPGFMSGEAAVDN encoded by the coding sequence ATGACTATTTCCAATAAGCGCGACATCACGCCGGAACTTATCTCTGCTCACGGCCTCAAGCCGGACGAATATCAGCGTATTCTCGACCTGATCGGACGCGAACCAAGCTTCACGGAGCTCGGCATTTTCTCGGCCATGTGGAATGAACATTGTTCCTACAAGTCGTCGAAGAAGTGGCTGCGTACTCTCCCGACAACCGGGCCACGCGTTATCCAGGGTCCGGGTGAAAACGCTGGCGTTGTTGACATTGGCGATGGCGACTGCGTCGTCTTCAAGATGGAAAGCCATAACCACCCGTCGTATATCGAGCCTTATCAGGGCGCGGCGACAGGCGTTGGCGGCATTCTGCGCGACGTTTTCACAATGGGTGCTCGCCCAATTGCAGCCATGAATGCCCTGCGTTTCGGTGAGCCTGACCATCCAAAGACCCGCCACCTTGTTTCCGGTGTTGTTTCCGGCGTTGGCGGTTATGGCAATGCTTTCGGCGTTCCGACCGTTGGTGGCGAAGTGAACTTCGACAAGCGCTATAACGGCAATATCCTCGTCAATGCATTCGCAGCTGGCCTTGCCAAGCATGACGGCATCTTCCTGTCGGAAGCCAAGGGCGTTGGCCTGCCGGTTGTCTATCTCGGTGCCAAGACGGGCCGGGATGGCGTTGGCGGTGCAACGATGGCATCGGCTGAATTTGACGAATCGATTGAAGAAAAGCGTCCAACCGTTCAGGTTGGCGATCCATTCACCGAAAAGTGCCTTCTGGAAGCCTGCCTTGAGCTGATGGCTTCGGGTGCGGTTATCGCCATTCAGGATATGGGTGCTGCAGGTCTCACCTGTTCTGCCGTTGAAATGGGTGCGAAGGGCGATCTCGGTATCGAGCTCATTCTCGACCATGTTCCGGTTCGCGAAGTAAACATGACAGCTTACGAAATGATGCTGTCGGAAAGCCAGGAGCGTATGCTCATGGTTCTCAAGCCAGAAATGGAAGAAGAAGCACAGGCGATCTTCCGTAAGTGGGGTCTTGATTTCGCAATCGTCGGCAAGACTACTGATGATCTGCGCTTCCGCGTCATCCATCAGGGCGAAGAAGTTGCAAACCTTCCGATCAAGGAACTCGGTGACGAAGCTCCTGAGTATGATCGTCCATGGATGGAACCGGGCAAGCATGCACCGCTGCCTGCCAGCAATGTGCCACAGGTTGAAGACTATTCGGATGCGCTGCTCAAGCTCGTTGGCTCGCCGGATGGTTCATCGCGCCGCTGGGTTTACGAACAGTATGACACACTCATTCAGGGCAACTCGCTGCAGCTCCCGGGTGGCGATGCTGGTGTGATCCGCGTTGAAGGTCACGCCACCAAGGCACTCGCTTTCTCGTCTGACGTAACGCCACGCTATTGCGAAGCTGATCCGTTTGAAGGCGGCAAGCAGGCTGTTGCCGAATGCTGGCGCAACATTTCCGCAACCGGTGCTGAGCCGCTTGCATCGACCGACAACCTCAACTTCGGCAATCCTGAAAAGCCGGAAATCATGGGCCAGCTGGTCAAGGCAATTGAAGGTATCGGCGAAGCTTGCCGTGCGCTCGATTTCCCAATCGTTTCGGGCAACGTATCGCTCTACAACGAAACTAACGGTCAGGCGATCCTGCCAACTCCGACCATTGCCGGCGTCGGCCTCATTCCTGACTGGTCGCAGATGGCCAAGATCGGCGGAATGCAGGATGGCGACACGCTGGTTCTGCTGGGCGGCGACGGCACCCATTTGGGTCAGTCAGTCTATCTGCGCGATCTTTTTGATCGTGCTGATGGCCCTGCTCCAACGGTTGATCTTGCTCTTGAAAAGCGTAACGGCGAGTTCGTCCGTTCGGCGATCCGCAATGGCCAGGTGACAGCCTGTCACGACCTCTCCGATGGTGGTCTTGCCGTTGCTGTTGCTGAAATGGCAATCAAGTCCGGCAAGGGTGCAGTTCTTGATGCGGGCGACGGCCTGCCACATGCCGCGCTGTTTGGCGAAGATCAGTCGCGTTATGTTGTTGCAGCAACACCTGAAATGGCGAAACTCATTGCGCTCAATGCAGAAGGTGCTGGCGTTCCGTTCCGTGTACTCGGCACGGTCGGCGGCGACCGCCTGAAGTTCGGTGCAACGGTTGATGTAGCAGTTGCAGAGCTTAACAATGCTTTTGAAGGCTGGTTCCCGGGCTTCATGAGTGGAGAAGCTGCAGTCGACAACTAA
- a CDS encoding BolA family transcriptional regulator, with translation MAMDAHEIEKLIREGIPGAKVTIRDLAGDGDHYAAEVVAESFRGKSRVQQHQMVYDALKGNMGGVLHALALQTSVPE, from the coding sequence ATGGCTATGGACGCTCATGAGATCGAAAAACTGATACGCGAAGGTATTCCCGGCGCAAAGGTTACGATCCGCGACCTTGCCGGAGACGGAGATCATTATGCGGCGGAAGTTGTTGCGGAAAGTTTCCGTGGCAAGTCACGCGTGCAGCAGCACCAGATGGTCTATGACGCCCTCAAGGGCAACATGGGCGGCGTGCTTCACGCCCTTGCCCTCCAGACCAGCGTACCAGAATAA
- a CDS encoding PLP-dependent aminotransferase family protein — MTNWLPDLTGKSGPLYLQLADAIEEAIALGTLPAGQKLPPQRNLAYDLKVTIGTIGRAYALAHERGLVTGEVGRGTYVLGRADGKNAPPAYSSDGIAGTRIQDAPLDKGRFDTTAAPDVGQNTILEPLIASVIRNFPHEVVNYTRHFPQHWLEAGRQWLNQENAPADASNIVITNGAHAGAIAAITAFTSPGDRIVFEDLTYTQVSRSVKIAGRRVAIAASDEYGMIPEEFERVCNQQHPTMAFLMPSIHNPTLATMPYERRVAIANIAARHNVWLIEDDTYGVMTRSNIPKIADIAPGRTFLLGSLSKAVTAGLRCGWVACPPHCAQRLRVTHKLMTGGVSFLLAETTAQMVLSGQANALLDKCSAEIKWREQLARKVFAGYDFVSSPHVPILWLKLPEPWLASTFKAAAYENGLLIDDEDEFKAGRIDRTYHRVRIAFSSPTDRNLIENGFATLRQLLENEQVGYEGSI, encoded by the coding sequence ATGACAAATTGGCTTCCCGACCTCACCGGAAAATCCGGCCCACTCTATCTTCAACTCGCTGACGCAATTGAAGAAGCGATCGCCCTTGGAACTTTGCCTGCGGGACAGAAGCTACCGCCGCAACGCAATCTGGCTTATGATCTGAAGGTGACAATCGGTACAATCGGGCGCGCCTATGCTCTCGCGCATGAGCGTGGACTTGTAACCGGCGAAGTTGGTCGCGGAACTTATGTGCTTGGCAGGGCCGACGGCAAGAATGCGCCACCTGCCTATTCGAGCGATGGCATTGCTGGCACGCGTATTCAGGACGCACCACTCGACAAGGGACGCTTCGATACGACGGCAGCTCCTGACGTCGGACAAAATACGATACTTGAGCCGCTGATTGCGTCTGTCATTCGCAATTTCCCGCATGAGGTTGTCAACTACACGCGACATTTCCCGCAACACTGGCTTGAAGCCGGACGCCAATGGCTCAATCAGGAAAACGCTCCTGCCGATGCGAGCAATATTGTTATCACCAACGGCGCACATGCTGGTGCAATTGCGGCGATTACGGCTTTCACCTCGCCCGGCGACAGGATTGTTTTTGAAGATCTCACTTACACACAAGTGAGCCGGTCCGTGAAAATTGCCGGACGCCGCGTCGCGATTGCCGCGAGCGATGAATATGGCATGATCCCGGAAGAATTCGAGCGGGTCTGCAACCAGCAGCACCCGACAATGGCGTTTCTCATGCCAAGCATCCACAATCCAACGCTTGCGACCATGCCCTATGAGCGCCGAGTGGCGATTGCCAATATCGCGGCTCGACACAATGTCTGGCTCATTGAAGATGACACATACGGGGTTATGACCCGGTCAAATATCCCGAAGATTGCCGATATTGCACCGGGACGCACATTTCTTCTCGGCAGTCTTTCAAAGGCCGTAACGGCTGGCTTGCGCTGCGGTTGGGTGGCCTGCCCGCCGCATTGCGCGCAACGTTTACGCGTGACCCACAAGCTGATGACGGGCGGCGTTTCGTTTCTGCTCGCTGAAACTACCGCACAGATGGTACTTTCAGGTCAGGCGAATGCCCTGCTGGACAAGTGCTCGGCTGAAATCAAATGGCGCGAGCAATTGGCCCGCAAGGTCTTCGCCGGTTACGACTTTGTTTCTTCACCGCATGTTCCGATCCTCTGGCTGAAACTGCCGGAACCATGGCTTGCCAGTACATTCAAAGCAGCCGCCTATGAAAACGGACTACTGATCGACGATGAAGACGAGTTCAAAGCCGGTCGCATTGATCGAACTTACCACCGGGTTCGTATTGCTTTTTCCTCACCGACGGATCGTAATCTGATCGAAAATGGCTTCGCAACTTTGCGGCAATTGCTGGAAAATGAACAAGTAGGCTATGAAGGCAGCATTTGA
- a CDS encoding glutathione S-transferase family protein — protein sequence MQLYSRPLSPYSAFVRGVLYLKELPFKPINLPYPFPEDFIHVTPLKRVPVLITGSGETLFEAAVIAEYLEDHFPDTPVLPGSPRERALIRLLARVTELEVLGPAMKLFILQSKPERDQATIERLFTKLHKGLSVVESRLTDHDFALNDAPTLADAWLLPVRFLMEPLKKLSGKDDLLAAYPKFDTYAVKAKQDPAFELIWNEMSDGLKAFMPQLA from the coding sequence ATGCAGTTATATTCACGCCCACTCTCCCCCTATTCCGCTTTTGTGCGCGGTGTTCTTTATCTCAAGGAACTGCCGTTCAAACCTATTAACCTCCCCTATCCATTTCCCGAAGACTTCATTCATGTGACACCTTTAAAGCGTGTCCCGGTGCTGATTACCGGCTCTGGCGAGACATTGTTTGAAGCAGCTGTCATTGCGGAATATCTGGAAGACCATTTTCCGGACACTCCCGTTCTGCCCGGCAGCCCGCGCGAGCGTGCTCTGATCCGCCTTCTGGCGCGTGTGACGGAGCTGGAAGTTCTCGGCCCTGCGATGAAACTCTTCATTCTTCAGAGCAAGCCTGAAAGGGACCAGGCCACTATCGAGCGGCTGTTTACCAAGCTCCACAAAGGCTTGAGCGTGGTTGAATCCCGTCTCACCGATCACGATTTTGCACTCAACGATGCGCCGACACTTGCCGATGCATGGCTGCTGCCAGTACGCTTCCTCATGGAGCCACTCAAGAAGCTTTCGGGGAAAGACGATTTGCTGGCTGCTTACCCAAAATTCGACACATATGCGGTGAAAGCAAAGCAGGACCCTGCGTTCGAACTCATATGGAATGAGATGAGTGACGGGTTAAAGGCTTTCATGCCGCAGCTTGCCTGA
- a CDS encoding DUF1127 domain-containing protein, whose translation MTYTSVKHDEIDTIDTIKTRESDFCYASRSVWQRFIEWCSLRLMLRRSRIELIDLTDEQLRDIGITRNEADVESRKVRFHIR comes from the coding sequence ATGACATATACGTCAGTTAAGCACGATGAAATAGATACAATTGATACAATCAAGACAAGGGAAAGCGATTTTTGTTACGCTTCTCGTTCTGTCTGGCAGCGTTTCATTGAATGGTGCTCTCTGCGTCTCATGCTGCGCCGCAGCCGCATTGAATTGATTGATCTGACGGACGAGCAGCTTCGCGATATAGGTATTACGCGGAACGAGGCAGATGTGGAATCGCGCAAGGTCCGTTTCCACATCCGTTAA
- a CDS encoding extensin family protein, with protein MAVSFAFLQRLMIIAFATFAIVVFPQENWGSLSSANAQNLIERMLNGNARHTSSHKRPKKKRIAKQKQSKALPAAPSPSATPAPVVIPLPTPSPRREEETAKQPEQSEPTQTPPTEKAPLPDKKPEQPVESAEPPPAPAPPAKPERIYQVSCPALMAGDVEGKLLPPIEDGPQCSARSPLSLTAIGKTEPLKFATAVTTNCAMAVTLAEWSKDVSDAAKKVYGDSIKITEIGTGSDYQCRKVNGASTGRVSEHAFANALDIMSFKFSDGSKTELESGWNGSEKEKTFWRAVHGASCKLFMTVIGPDGDAAHRTNMHLDQGCHGKSCLARICQ; from the coding sequence ATGGCCGTTTCCTTCGCTTTCCTTCAAAGGCTGATGATTATCGCCTTCGCTACTTTCGCGATTGTGGTGTTTCCGCAAGAGAACTGGGGCAGTCTTTCGAGCGCTAACGCGCAAAACCTTATCGAAAGGATGTTAAACGGTAACGCCAGACACACATCTTCCCACAAGCGGCCGAAGAAAAAGCGTATAGCCAAACAAAAGCAATCAAAAGCATTGCCTGCTGCGCCTAGCCCATCAGCTACCCCCGCACCCGTGGTTATTCCGTTACCGACGCCATCACCTCGCCGCGAAGAGGAAACAGCAAAGCAGCCTGAACAATCGGAGCCCACTCAAACACCTCCTACTGAAAAGGCTCCACTTCCCGATAAAAAACCAGAACAACCGGTAGAAAGCGCTGAACCACCCCCCGCACCAGCACCCCCTGCAAAGCCCGAACGTATTTATCAAGTGTCATGTCCTGCACTGATGGCTGGAGACGTAGAGGGCAAACTGTTGCCACCGATTGAAGATGGCCCGCAATGCAGCGCTCGTTCGCCTCTATCGCTCACAGCTATAGGAAAAACCGAGCCGCTGAAATTCGCCACCGCAGTCACGACAAATTGCGCCATGGCTGTGACGCTTGCTGAGTGGTCGAAAGATGTCAGTGACGCCGCGAAGAAAGTGTACGGCGACAGCATCAAGATCACTGAAATCGGCACCGGTTCGGATTACCAGTGCCGCAAGGTCAATGGTGCTTCGACGGGGCGAGTGTCAGAACACGCTTTCGCCAATGCGCTTGATATCATGTCATTTAAGTTTTCAGATGGCTCGAAGACGGAGCTCGAAAGCGGCTGGAATGGGTCTGAAAAAGAGAAAACTTTCTGGCGCGCGGTGCATGGTGCGAGCTGCAAGCTTTTCATGACTGTGATCGGGCCCGACGGCGATGCTGCGCATCGCACAAACATGCATCTGGATCAGGGCTGTCACGGCAAATCCTGCCTTGCTCGAATCTGCCAGTAA
- the ttcA gene encoding tRNA 2-thiocytidine(32) synthetase TtcA, translated as MNAFDPNIGSDIADENGGDGCHPLFRDVPASVEFNKLRKRLLRHTRQAIEDFAMVKPGERWMVCLSGGKDSYGLLALLLDLKWRGVLPVELLAVNLDQGQPNFPKHILPDFLNSYGIKHRIEYQDTYSIVTEKLPENSTYCSLCSRLRRGNLYRIAREEGCSAVVLGHHREDILETFFMNLFHGGRLAAMPPKLLNDEGDLMVFRPLAYAAEEDMEKFATAMQFPIIPCDLCGSQEGLQRNAMKAMLTDIEKRMPGRKDTMIRAMTNVRPSHLLDRKLFDFAGLMANSDVENDSAV; from the coding sequence ATGAACGCTTTTGATCCTAACATCGGGTCAGATATCGCAGACGAAAACGGAGGCGATGGCTGCCACCCACTTTTCCGCGATGTGCCAGCCTCGGTTGAGTTCAACAAGCTGCGTAAACGTCTCCTGCGTCATACGCGCCAGGCTATCGAAGATTTTGCCATGGTAAAGCCCGGTGAGCGTTGGATGGTTTGCCTTTCCGGAGGTAAGGATTCCTACGGTCTGTTGGCGCTTCTGCTCGATCTCAAATGGCGCGGTGTGCTGCCGGTGGAATTGCTGGCGGTCAATCTCGATCAGGGCCAGCCAAATTTTCCGAAGCACATTCTGCCGGATTTCCTGAACAGCTACGGTATTAAGCATCGCATCGAGTATCAGGACACCTATTCCATTGTTACTGAAAAGCTGCCTGAAAACAGCACCTATTGCTCCCTTTGCTCGCGTTTACGCCGCGGCAATCTCTATCGCATAGCGCGAGAAGAAGGCTGCTCGGCCGTTGTTCTCGGCCATCATCGCGAAGACATTCTCGAAACCTTCTTCATGAATCTTTTCCATGGTGGCCGTCTTGCCGCCATGCCGCCGAAGCTTCTCAATGACGAAGGTGATCTCATGGTTTTCCGTCCGCTCGCCTATGCGGCGGAAGAAGATATGGAAAAGTTTGCGACTGCGATGCAGTTTCCGATCATTCCTTGCGATCTCTGCGGTAGCCAGGAAGGCCTGCAGCGCAATGCAATGAAGGCGATGCTGACCGATATAGAAAAGCGTATGCCGGGCCGTAAGGACACGATGATCCGCGCCATGACCAATGTGCGCCCGAGCCATCTTCTCGACCGCAAACTGTTCGATTTCGCAGGCCTGATGGCAAATTCCGACGTGGAGAATGATAGTGCAGTTTGA
- the rpsD gene encoding 30S ribosomal protein S4, translating to MSKRESAKYKIDRRLGENIWGRPKSPVNRREYGPGQHGQRRKGKLSDFGVQLRAKQKLKGFYGDISEKQFRKTYDEAARRKGDTGENLIGLLESRLDAVVYRAKFVPTIFAARQFINHGHVNVNGRRVNIQSYRLKAGDVVEVREKSKQLVVVLEAVALAERDVPDYVEVDHNKMVATFARVPVLGDVPYAVQMEPNLVVEFYSR from the coding sequence ATGAGCAAGCGCGAATCCGCTAAGTACAAAATTGATCGCCGCCTTGGCGAAAACATCTGGGGCCGTCCGAAGTCCCCTGTAAACCGTCGTGAATATGGCCCAGGCCAGCACGGTCAGCGCCGTAAGGGCAAGCTGTCCGACTTCGGTGTACAGCTCCGCGCAAAGCAGAAGCTCAAGGGCTTCTACGGCGATATCTCGGAAAAGCAGTTCCGCAAGACCTATGACGAAGCAGCTCGCCGCAAGGGCGATACCGGTGAAAACCTCATCGGCCTGCTCGAATCGCGTCTGGACGCTGTTGTGTACCGCGCAAAGTTCGTTCCAACGATCTTCGCTGCACGCCAGTTCATCAACCACGGTCACGTCAACGTAAACGGCCGCCGCGTCAACATTCAGTCCTACCGCCTGAAGGCTGGTGACGTTGTTGAAGTTCGCGAAAAGTCGAAGCAGCTCGTTGTTGTTCTCGAAGCTGTTGCGCTCGCAGAACGCGATGTTCCTGACTACGTTGAAGTCGATCACAACAAGATGGTTGCGACCTTCGCACGCGTTCCAGTTCTCGGCGACGTTCCATACGCCGTTCAGATGGAACCAAACCTCGTCGTCGAATTCTATTCGCGTTAA